The Magallana gigas chromosome 6, xbMagGiga1.1, whole genome shotgun sequence genome includes the window GCATCACAAGCctgacactttatccactcagctatggagtaagttacattATTTGTTGTTTCAATCAGAAGTCAGCCATTTTgggatgatgtgttattccaccttaatactCTTTGTAGGATTACAAATCCGTATTTATAGATAGAAACGTGAAACTAAGTGCATCTTGCAGTgaacaattgcaaataaatgtaACTGAAATGCATGGTGGACATTGTTTGTTTCATTACACTCTGAGTTTTAATTGTATCAGAAGGTGGAGAAAAAATTCATCCATTCAGATGAAAActacattttatatgatatcaGTGAAGgtaatgaaaatattacaacATACTGGTTAGTAAAAGTAAAACAGAACTCCTGCATATCTCTtccttgtttatttaaatagaaaacTGATGGGCATACAGGATGAAAACAGTGATCAATATAATCATTCACAACAATAATAATCCAATAACATGTTAACtcataaaatctatttaaaatgtgaaaaatataaacaaaaatatatcacagCTTTCACTTGTGTGTAGCTTGTAGATTAACCAGAAAATAAATGCTTCCTTGTAAAATAGTGCCCCAAAGTTTCAGTCATTTCccagaatacatgtactaaggCATCATAAGTAAGCTCCAATTCAAAAATAGTTCCAGTGACACCCTTACCGGTAATATTCCAGAGAAAAGTCTTgaaaataatgcatttcaatGGTCAGATATAGAGTAAGACAAATTTACCGTAACAATCACTAACATCAATTTTACCATTGtcaaacatagaaaaaaaaaagtatcatgAATGGAGGACGACAGAGAATGGAGTGCTCAGTAATACCTTTTCTCTCAAAATCACATTTTATATGAAACAAGAACATGTAAATATCTGTCCAATATATTTCTACATCTTTGTGCGCAATTCAAGGGGAGCAACTCTGCTTAATGGTCAATACTggaaacaacaacaaaacaacaatgtaacaaaaaacaattgcGCAGTTTGTTCTTagttttctctctcttttttgttAACAGAACAAAAGTTTAGCcactttaaatattcaaaaagcACTGCAGTGGAacgtttgtgtttttttttagaaatatcacATACACAGTATAGCATAAAAATGAACATGGAACAAAGAATTGTGGCTTTACAAAACCAAATATTCCCTATTGACAATCTGCTTATCTAACaacatcatttaaataattttataaaaagcaCTATGTAGCTTGTACTAATTACAGGCATCTTTACACAATTTTAATAGGCTAAATTGAAAAATTCTCTCATctctaaaattatgttttataaaaatgggTTTCCTCAATCTATGCAATATACTGTAGAAGCGGAAATAtttgttgaggatttaatttcattttatttgttggcagtataaatcatgaaaattaaatccatgacgaattttttCACCCAGGTATTATCGGTTGCAAAGAGAATAtaatatgacgaaattaaatgtcaacgaaattttatttggtttttaaacaacaaaattttgacccaatgaaaatatgtgcttctacagtattgCATTTCTTGCAAAATTCTACTCCATCAAAAcagaaatgaaaaagtaaaccccaacaaTTGTCTTTGAAAATTGAACCTCAcccaaacttgacctagatattgaGCAAGTTGACAACAATCACCATACAATTTTCCTCAAGTGTCACAAGATACCAGGAAATTAAACTCATACCACAACCAAGATACCGGTAGATTGACCCAAAATGCTACCAGTACACTCTTGCCTAGAATCAGGCGAGCGGACCTGCGAGTATCCCATAAAAACCAAGGTCATTGGCCCCAAATGTAACCTACCTACACTGACAGACCCTAGACAGATCCTAGATACTGCCTTAATTCCAAATAAGTTAATACAAATCATCATCTAGGCACCTGAGGTAAAAATATCAGATGGTATACAGATATATTTAAACACATGGTGGTTAATTTCTACAGCTCAAACACAGACActtgtttctgtaataaaagtaaTCAAAGTTTACCCTATAGAataatacatttgtaatacaatgtaatttatACTATTAAAGGGTGAACTTAGAAAGAAATTAGTGCCTATGAGCTCAACTACTGGTATTCTCTTCAGAAAGCTGTCTAAGAAGAAACTTGGTAGGCAGGTTATAGGGTCACCCATTTTCAATactaacaaataaattaataaaacaccAAGTTAGTAAGTCTAGATACTAGGTTAGTAGGCCCGAAAATTATCACCACACATGTGTTCTAATCAATATCGCACAGGTGTGTCCTAATCACTATCACACGTGTCCTAACCTGCTAATCACTATTACACAGGTGTGTCCCGATCACTAGCACACATCTAGGTTGCAACCATCCCATTGGCAGGTGAGATGCAACCCTTCACCAGATTCTTTGAAATCTAAAGTAGCTGCTCAGAAGACAAATGTCAGATAAGTATAGTATAAAACAAACAGGATGGGATGTCCTCAGTCATACTACATTTACCAAtctaggtatatacatgtactaacaatttacaatatgtaaattttacttGGTATATGCACCATGCGGAATAAGaaacacataaaataaatatcactAGTACAAATATCTCCTTATTTACAGATTCTGGGttaaaaatattgactgttTGAATAGAATAAGAAAAGAAAGATCAAATTGATTCCCATGTAACATAGACACCATTGAAACACAACAGACATTTAAATGTACTTTTTACATGCCTTAAATTatgtaattattaaattaaatacttcAGTTTGACACTTCATATTGGACAGGATATTGGACAGATCTGCAAATACATTTTTCCTCTATTGATTTCTGTTAACTTTGCTCCATAATACACTTAGCTGACAAAAAAATCACAATGAACAAATATCACCCATCAAGCAAGACCCAAAGAAGAAAGGccattacatttttgtatctAATGCCCCTTTTAGTAACAATGAAAAcctatcaattaaaaaatatatatcaaactgTTAATTATTCATGATGTTAATTGATATGGAATTATtatcagtaaataaaaaatagtccaaaattgaatttgaaattgattatgtcTGTATGAATGCATATTGGCATTGAAAGGTACATCCGCATCTACTGGGTTATCAATACTCAATGATAACGGTAAAGCAAAATGacaatcaatttaaattatggataacaataaaaaaaaacccaatgtgATGATTCATAAATAAGTGTAACTGGTCTGAAATGTTAAGTGACTAAGAGGAATATATCGTAACATGGAatagtttcatttataataatttatataacttctacgtaataaaaatattgactaagaaaaacagaaaaagaaaaatattaaccaCTCTACTTATTATCATGTACAGAATAAAAACCCCACCCCACCAATCATAGTGTCAGGTCATAGAAATCCAAGAATCACATAAACAAATTACAACATTTAGAATGATAGTAAATCTTTTGACCCCAAAAATATAtctcagtatacatgtacttcctcTCTGACTCTGGGATTTGTTCTCTCTACATGCATGGCAGTTCTGTGGTTGTCTAATCTTGGAAGTATTTTAATCATTGGCTCTACAGTCTTTGGAACGACATACTCGTATTGTCGTATTGATATCACTGAATAGTACAGGCCTGTGAATTATCCCCATGATGACCGGCTGCCTTGGCAAAGCAGATCGCCTGCATCCAGTCATTCTGTACATTTTCGTTTTCTGCCTGAATGTAGAACGTACGCCCATTGTCCTTTGGTTTTATCCTAAATGCATGGTCTTTTTTATCGACGTCAGTTTCAGAGATCTCAGCATTTGAAAGAGGAATGTTCTTTACTGCTGTctacaaaagaacaaaaatagaaatacCTACCCGGTAATATACATTGCGATAAAAAGGAAATGTAATCATGGTAATTGCCATCAGCTATTTTAAAGTCAAAAACAATTCAGAAcatgtctctttttttttttaaactgaagttTTCCAAAGAAGCTAGACCTTTGTAGGAAAAACTTGATAGTAAGCAATAAAAAGGAAATGAGGATTTGGTCACTGGCAAATATATTTGTGTCTAtggtacaaaaaagttaattttacaCACTGCTGAACACAggaatgctggagaaaacgtacccaggagaaaacgtacccaggagaaaacgtacccaatttatagggtacgttttctccaagagaaaacgtaccctttggaaataataaataatagttTTCATAGATAatcttgaatgaaataaaatgaaatatacaatgaacatttgttGCTGTAGTTTTTAAATGCATAGTCACCATGGTCACGTACTTAAATCATtaagacaataatttgtaacatacaCATACAGGAACGTGGCCTGAGCAGTTAAATTAGTCGACAATTAATCCACCATAAACGTTAAATAATTAGTTTTAATTGCGATCTCATTTGGACTAAATGATGAGTATCTCAAGAAGTCGATATCGcgtttttgaaaacatttttttgaaaattatctataaaacaaagttgcttaataaaaccaagtccaagtctttcaaatatttgtttgatttatatatatggAAACTACTACGAGATGTAACATTGAAAagtcaatttgcttccgatgcCACTGACATGTATAATGTGTGGAGAGTGAATATTTCTACCTCCTGCGCGGGGAGGCaatacataatattacataataataactCCTCAGGTATGTAATTGATTAtcactataattaaaatcaggGGATCTCGCATAGAGAAACTCAAATCGGTAAGGCTACCGATAAATGGATAATTAGAAGAAGTAGACTGATAACACTTTATGACAGGTCATTATTTtgtactaaaataaaagttgctacaattattaaaaagatatcattcataaaatgaatatatttctatacatctatgcattgaaatatgcattaaagtagcatttgaaaattatttaaaatgtccaaattataaagtattaaattcatttatctATGAAATTCTtacatttctgtatatttattatgcaaaatagcatttaaaagtattaaaaactattaagtagtataattatgatttttatagggTACGTTtaacgttttctccaggagaaaacgtacccgggtacgttttctcctggagaaaacgtaccctagagattgggtacgttttctcctgggtacgttttctccttaTACCGAACACAGTACAGGTCTTCAAGTGTAGGCCTACTCATTAAAATCTCGAGGAATGACTTCACAATCTCACATCTAAATACATGAAATTCTCTCGTCTGTAACTTTTTAACttcatgttttattttgcttttagaTAAATCTATATCCAAATATTTGCATAACTATAATTGCAAAATATCCAATGGCAATACCTCAGGTGTGTTTCCATATAAAAGATCTGAATTTCTAAGGATAAACCACTGTTTCTTCCATTTTCTTGATAACTTTGTTCTTTTCCACAAATATCCTTTCAGTTCAACATGTGTGTGGTTTTCATCGTTGTGACTGCTAGAAGTATTTAAGCTGTTTGTTCGACTACTTGAAGGTTCGGATTCGGCCATTTTTGTAAATACGTATACGGGTCTTGTTTGTCgtaaataataacaaacaaGTCATAAGTTAAAATCAAAAGTTGTTTACAGGCACGGTCCgtatttaagtatttttcacCGTActgtacattatatatatacctaATGCATCGACACCTTATTTATTTACGACATTGGATTTGAAACGTCAAAATCACGTGACAGGACATACGGTGTACAGTCTATTTCATATAGTTATGTTAAGtgttattatcattatttaattttatctttttttactcAGTTGGAGATTTGCACAACACACTTAAAATGTCATTATATTATTAAATGCTATcatatgtaatttttcatctatatttatttaacaatatcatataagtTTGGAATATCCGGTCTGAATTGTACTGGACCAAGCACCTGCTTCAATCCGGAAGCCATTGCCTGAAAATTTTTTTAGACGGGCGAGTTGACATCTTCACCCACTAAAACCCATCACATGGCATAATGGAAGAAGTTGGCGGCCGAAGGAGCTTTTCTTTTCTGATGCAAATAGGTCTGACGAGGGATCAGATCAACATTGATGGCGAACTAACTCTAGCGAGTTTACAAGAGATAGCTTGTTCATTTGTAGACAGAAAGGTGAGACAGTCAGCTGTTAGACAAATCCTTAGCCACTTGTATAAACTTCCTGAAATATACCCGTTTGCtcatattgaataatatttaccATTTGTTTACTTTACTC containing:
- the LOC117688808 gene encoding interactor protein for cytohesin exchange factors 1 — its product is MAESEPSSSRTNSLNTSSSHNDENHTHVELKGYLWKRTKLSRKWKKQWFILRNSDLLYGNTPETAVKNIPLSNAEISETDVDKKDHAFRIKPKDNGRTFYIQAENENVQNDWMQAICFAKAAGHHGDNSQACTIQ